From the genome of Papaver somniferum cultivar HN1 unplaced genomic scaffold, ASM357369v1 unplaced-scaffold_10, whole genome shotgun sequence:
TGCACTACAAACCACTGCAAGAAATTTCACAGCAAGAGTACTTAAAGAAAGTAGCGGAATTTGGGGAAAAAATAACGAACTTCACAAACTCTGAGTTTACTGCTGCTGACAAGACAGTTTCACTTCAGGGTAATGTAGGGGAAGTTAAtataggaagaagaaaagaacggtGCAGGAGTATGGAGGGTCAAGTAAACCTGGAAGCTACAGAAGAGAACTGGGAGTTTATACCAAGGCGACACAATGACGGTATTCATGAGAGTACCAGTAGAAGCACAGGTTCAAGCTCAGCATCCGGTTCTAGATTTAATCCACTAATTCATGATGAGGATCCGGGAAATGAGATTTCGGAAAACAATTCCTCAACAAGAAACTCTCACAGAAATTTGCTGGAAGATACGGTGGTGCAGAAGTTGGAAGAGGTTAAGCAACACAATGAGGGCGAAGATGAAAACCTAATACAGACTACAGTACAGTCTTTAGTGCAAGTGGCGTGTAGTTATGGTAATATAAACAGAGCTCGGCAAGATACTTTGAGAAATAACATGACTGCTTTGGTTCTTCGCTACAGGCAGAGAGTTAAAAGAGCAGAGAGGGTTGAAGGAGTGGAAGATGGAGGCAAAAATAATAATGACGATGTTTCTGAGGGGCTAGAAAATATTAATGAGCAGGGAGAGGAGAATATGATTACAAATGGGGGAGATGGAGAAACAAATAGTGTGGAAGAAATTCGTGCTTCCAGGGAAGAAATATTAACTAATAGATTTTAGAATCTTATGTTGGAATATTAGAGGCATGAACGACTTCGATAAACAAGTTTCGATGAAGATTTTGATTCTTTCGCAGAGTTTTGCAGTCTGTTTAATATAGGAGACGAAAATGCAAAGCATGACTGATTGGTTTATTCGTCAGCTTTGGTATGATGATAACTTCGGTTGGACTTACATTCCGTCAAATGGAAACAGCGGAGGAATTCTAACGATCTGGGACAGTAGCAGATTTGACAAGCTGGATGAGAGGCTTGGCTTTAATAACATCACTGTCTCTCTCTCGAATAGAATCAATGGGTTCCAATGGGAACTTTCTAATGTGTATAGCCCTTGTGAACATGAGCGAAGGACAGAATTCTGGCAGGATATGTATGAAGTGAGGAATTGGCGGACAGGGCCTATTTGCATAACTGGTGACATGAATGCAGTCCGTGCAAGTGAGGAAAGAAATCGCGGTGTTGGAGATAGTCGTAATACAGCAATGTTAAACAATTTTATCTTGGAGTTTGAGTTGATTGACCAACCTTTGATAGGGGGTTCATTCACGTGGTCTATCAATCAGGTTGATCCACTGTTGTGTAGACTCGACCGATTTATTTTCAGCCACGACTTTGAGGAGGCGTTTCTGAATGCCTTATAAGTAGTTTTGACAAGAACAATTTCAGATCACAATCCTCTTTTGGTTATTTCTGATGCGGTTATGTATTCCAAGCCATACTTTAAGTTTGACAGGGTGTGGATTGAGCACAAGGATTTTGCTCAGAATGTGAAGCTGTGGTGGGAGACTTTGACTTATTCCGGCAGTGCAAGCACACGTTTCTTTTTGAAGTTCCGAAATTTGAAGCATTTAATTAAGCCTTGGAAAAAACAGGAGTACGGTCATATTTGTCGAGATAAAAATGAACTTACAACGAGAATTCATGAGCTCAATATTTTGGAGGAAACATTTACGCTCCTTCATAATGAAATGGAGGAAAGAACTTCATGTAAGCTGAAGTTGAGAAACATTGAAGCAGTGGAAGCTAAAAAACGGCATTTGAGATCGAAACAAAATGATTTTAGATGGGGAGATTCAAATACTAGATACTTTCATAGTATGGCCAGTGCAGGAAAGAAGCGAAACACAATTGCAAAAATTCAGGTTGGTGGAGTAGATTGTTTTGATCAACAAATAATCAAGGAAGAAATTCAAAGTTACTACATCAATCTGTGTACTCAGAGGGATGAGGTGAACTCGAGTATGGAGAAtttaaaattttccaaaaatcacAGAGGAAGAAAGATTGTGGATTGAACGTGACTTCACGGAGGAGGAAGTTTGGGAAGTGATTAATAGAATGGGGAGCAACAAAGCACCGGTGCCAGACGGTTTCACCACTGAATTCTTTAAGAGTTGCTGGAGCACTCTAAAGGAAGACTTCATGAGATTAGTCAAAGATTTCCACATGTTTGGTTCAATTGATTGGCGTTTTAATTGTTCTTTT
Proteins encoded in this window:
- the LOC113326387 gene encoding uncharacterized protein LOC113326387, with product MTDWFIRQLWYDDNFGWTYIPSNGNSGGILTIWDSSRFDKLDERLGFNNITVSLSNRINGFQWELSNVYSPCEHERRTEFWQDMYEVRNWRTGPICITGDMNAVRASEERNRGVGDSRNTAMLNNFILEFELIDQPLIGGSFTWSINQPYFKFDRVWIEHKDFAQNVKLWWETLTYSGSASTRFFLKFRNLKHLIKPWKKQEYGHICRDKNELTTRIHELNILEETFTLLHNEMEERTSCKLKLRNIEAVEAKKRHLRSKQNDFRWGDSNTRYFHSMASAGKKRNTIAKIQFADDTLIFIDATVEEVRRIFIILAVFETITGLKLNLDKSTMISVGAGGVIEDLSR